The Dendropsophus ebraccatus isolate aDenEbr1 chromosome 10, aDenEbr1.pat, whole genome shotgun sequence genome has a segment encoding these proteins:
- the CCDC120 gene encoding coiled-coil domain-containing protein 120 isoform X1, which produces MEVKGPCGLSTSGGALFDSSSKQRAQLISDLSEKQRDLQESLRQKVNELRRLCLQEAELTGQVPPEYPLEYGERPPVVARRQRAFRVSAATVTRAEEVQLERLERDFALQLQMAEAARKLSLAAEQSAELTVEQRRKRRLVYLDALRRLQELEEQSNNLRRKLGLRPTHRVPHSLLDEAYQSECSSLSESASHDDVLSSGMRPSPPRLSEHSRAVSSSPERRVGWKASPVELYCEVHNRRNSMASTASPTRSFPRSLSSLEGRSVPATPILSRNACSSSALRSDSSGLSQRQWSGSQDSQVGFPTDRTNIHSARSRRSNSSEALIERPPPTETQGKPSFKSSEALSERPPPGAVPSHHQQRGTRSPDPRTPSSNARLPYEDILLDYYMERQQQQQQRGWVEPDGHWWVEPEAPWWADPDGSNNSHYSRRDGYYEGYPGSPALRSRAETQQRRNPARNKSCGPHMTDSSHFQQPWHSSDGFQQRPAPQVSHPGPRSRSQPRAPPPETMERNVHKALALEGLRDWYLRNSAAPAGVQRGPIPPHMQYQRYYRPGYHDGHYQAGSPLPHSISFTGAPMHGRHFSEYVEEELYNQSAGLSRTQGHRSAEGTPPGTLV; this is translated from the exons ATGGAGGTCAAGGGTCCCTGTGGCCTCTCCACGTCAG GTGGCGCCCTCTTTGATTCCTCTTCTAAGCAGAGAGCCCAGCTGATCTCCGACCTCTCCGAGAAGCAGCGAGATCTGCAGGAGTCTCTGAGACAGAAAGTCAATGAGCTGCGGAGGCTGTGCCTGCAGGAGGCG GAACTAACGGGGCAGGTCCCCCCGGAGTACCCACTGGAGTATGGAGAGAGACCCCCAGTCGTCGCAAGGAGACAGAGAGCATTTCGAGTAAGCGCGGCCACTGTAACCAGAGCAGAG GAGGTACAGCTGGAGCGCTTGGAGCGGGACTTTGCTTTGCAGCTGCAGATGGCGGAGGCGGCCCGGAAGCTGAGTTTGGCAGCTGAGCAGAGTGCGGAGCTGACCGTGGAGCAGCGCAGGAAGCGGAGGCTTGTGTATCTGGATGCACTGCGTAGACTGCAGGAGTTAGAGGAGCAGAGTAACAACCTGCGCAGGAAGCTGGGTCTGAGACCCACGCACAGAGTGCCCCACAGTCTACTGG ATGAGGCGTACCAATCGGAATGCAGCTCACTATCGGAGAGCGCCAGCCATG ATGACGTCCTGTCATCCGGTATGCGGCCGTCTCCTCCCAGACTGTCTGAACACTCCCGAGCTGTCTCCAGCAGTCCAGAGAGACGGGTGGGATGGAAGGCGTCACCTGTGGAACTGTACTGTGAGGTTCACAACCGGCGCAACTCCATGGCAAGTACAGCAAG CCCCACTCGATCATTTCCTCGAAGTCTGTCCAgtctggagggccggagtgtccCCGCTACCCCCATCCTGAGTCGTAATGCCTGCAGCAGCTCTGCCCTGAG GTCAGACAGCTCCGGATTATCTCAGAGACAGTGGTCTGGTAGCCAGGACTCCCAGGTGGGCTTCCCCACTGATCGCACAAACATCCATTCAGCACGGAGTCGGCGCAGTAACAGCTCGGAGGCTTTGATCGAGAGACCCCCTCCTACAGAGACCCAGGGAAAACCATCCTTCAAAAGCTCTGAAGCTCTGAGCGAGCGCCCTCCTCCTGGGGCCGTGCCCTCTCACCACCAGCAACGGGGGACAAGATCTCCAGACCCCCGGACCCCTAGCAGTAACGCTCGGCTTCCTTATGAAGACATCTTGCTGGATTATTACATGGAACggcagcagcaacagcagcagcgaGGGTGGGTGGAACCCGATGGGCACTGGTGGGTAGAACCTGAAGCCCCGTGGTGGGCAGATCCTGACGGTAGCAACAACAGCCATTACTCCCGACGTGATGGCTATTACGAGGGGTACCCGGGTAGTCCGGCCCTGCGGAGCCGTGCTGAAACGCAACAGCGCAGGAATCCTGCCCGCAACAAGTCATGCGGCCCCCATATGACTGATTCATCCCACTTCCAGCAACCTTGGCACTCATCTGATGGCTTCCAACAACGCCCCGCTCCTCAGGTCTCCCATCCAGGGCCACGTTCCCGGAGCCAACCACGGGCTCCACCACCTGAGACCATGGAGAGGAATGTGCACAAAGCTTTGGCTCTGGAAGGACTACGGGACTGGTACCTACGCAATTCAGCAGCGCCGGCTGGAGTGCAGAGAGGCCCCATCCCTCCGCATATGCAGTATCAGAGATACTACCGCCCCGGCTATCACGATGGACACTATCAGGCTGGATCCCCTCTTCCACACTCCATCAGTTTCACTGGGGCCCCAATGCATGGCAG ACACTTTTCAGAATACGTTGAAGAAGAATTGTACAACCAATCGGCCGGGCTGAGCCGGACACAAGGACATCGGTCGGCCGAGGGCACGCCGCCCGGGACATTAGTCTGA
- the CCDC120 gene encoding coiled-coil domain-containing protein 120 isoform X3, with product MEVKGPCGLSTSGGALFDSSSKQRAQLISDLSEKQRDLQESLRQKVNELRRLCLQEAELTGQVPPEYPLEYGERPPVVARRQRAFRVSAATVTRAEEVQLERLERDFALQLQMAEAARKLSLAAEQSAELTVEQRRKRRLVYLDALRRLQELEEQSNNLRRKLGLRPTHRVPHSLLDEAYQSECSSLSESASHDDVLSSGMRPSPPRLSEHSRAVSSSPERRVGWKASPVELYCEVHNRRNSMASTASPTRSFPRSLSSLEGRSVPATPILSRNACSSSALRSDSSGLSQRQWSGSQDSQVGFPTDRTNIHSARSRRSNSSEALIERPPPTETQGKPSFKSSEALSERPPPGAVPSHHQQRGTRSPDPRTPSSNARLPYEDILLDYYMERQQQQQQRGWVEPDGHWWVEPEAPWWADPDGSNNSHYSRRDGYYEGYPGSPALRSRAETQQRRNPARNKSCGPHMTDSSHFQQPWHSSDGFQQRPAPQVSHPGPRSRSQPRAPPPETMERNVHKALALEGLRDWYLRNSAAPAGVQRGPIPPHMQYQRYYRPGYHDGHYQAGSPLPHSISFTGAPMHGRYEILY from the exons ATGGAGGTCAAGGGTCCCTGTGGCCTCTCCACGTCAG GTGGCGCCCTCTTTGATTCCTCTTCTAAGCAGAGAGCCCAGCTGATCTCCGACCTCTCCGAGAAGCAGCGAGATCTGCAGGAGTCTCTGAGACAGAAAGTCAATGAGCTGCGGAGGCTGTGCCTGCAGGAGGCG GAACTAACGGGGCAGGTCCCCCCGGAGTACCCACTGGAGTATGGAGAGAGACCCCCAGTCGTCGCAAGGAGACAGAGAGCATTTCGAGTAAGCGCGGCCACTGTAACCAGAGCAGAG GAGGTACAGCTGGAGCGCTTGGAGCGGGACTTTGCTTTGCAGCTGCAGATGGCGGAGGCGGCCCGGAAGCTGAGTTTGGCAGCTGAGCAGAGTGCGGAGCTGACCGTGGAGCAGCGCAGGAAGCGGAGGCTTGTGTATCTGGATGCACTGCGTAGACTGCAGGAGTTAGAGGAGCAGAGTAACAACCTGCGCAGGAAGCTGGGTCTGAGACCCACGCACAGAGTGCCCCACAGTCTACTGG ATGAGGCGTACCAATCGGAATGCAGCTCACTATCGGAGAGCGCCAGCCATG ATGACGTCCTGTCATCCGGTATGCGGCCGTCTCCTCCCAGACTGTCTGAACACTCCCGAGCTGTCTCCAGCAGTCCAGAGAGACGGGTGGGATGGAAGGCGTCACCTGTGGAACTGTACTGTGAGGTTCACAACCGGCGCAACTCCATGGCAAGTACAGCAAG CCCCACTCGATCATTTCCTCGAAGTCTGTCCAgtctggagggccggagtgtccCCGCTACCCCCATCCTGAGTCGTAATGCCTGCAGCAGCTCTGCCCTGAG GTCAGACAGCTCCGGATTATCTCAGAGACAGTGGTCTGGTAGCCAGGACTCCCAGGTGGGCTTCCCCACTGATCGCACAAACATCCATTCAGCACGGAGTCGGCGCAGTAACAGCTCGGAGGCTTTGATCGAGAGACCCCCTCCTACAGAGACCCAGGGAAAACCATCCTTCAAAAGCTCTGAAGCTCTGAGCGAGCGCCCTCCTCCTGGGGCCGTGCCCTCTCACCACCAGCAACGGGGGACAAGATCTCCAGACCCCCGGACCCCTAGCAGTAACGCTCGGCTTCCTTATGAAGACATCTTGCTGGATTATTACATGGAACggcagcagcaacagcagcagcgaGGGTGGGTGGAACCCGATGGGCACTGGTGGGTAGAACCTGAAGCCCCGTGGTGGGCAGATCCTGACGGTAGCAACAACAGCCATTACTCCCGACGTGATGGCTATTACGAGGGGTACCCGGGTAGTCCGGCCCTGCGGAGCCGTGCTGAAACGCAACAGCGCAGGAATCCTGCCCGCAACAAGTCATGCGGCCCCCATATGACTGATTCATCCCACTTCCAGCAACCTTGGCACTCATCTGATGGCTTCCAACAACGCCCCGCTCCTCAGGTCTCCCATCCAGGGCCACGTTCCCGGAGCCAACCACGGGCTCCACCACCTGAGACCATGGAGAGGAATGTGCACAAAGCTTTGGCTCTGGAAGGACTACGGGACTGGTACCTACGCAATTCAGCAGCGCCGGCTGGAGTGCAGAGAGGCCCCATCCCTCCGCATATGCAGTATCAGAGATACTACCGCCCCGGCTATCACGATGGACACTATCAGGCTGGATCCCCTCTTCCACACTCCATCAGTTTCACTGGGGCCCCAATGCATGGCAGGTATGAAATTCTCTACTAG
- the CCDC120 gene encoding coiled-coil domain-containing protein 120 isoform X2, with the protein MEVKGPCGLSTSGGALFDSSSKQRAQLISDLSEKQRDLQESLRQKVNELRRLCLQEAELTGQVPPEYPLEYGERPPVVARRQRAFREVQLERLERDFALQLQMAEAARKLSLAAEQSAELTVEQRRKRRLVYLDALRRLQELEEQSNNLRRKLGLRPTHRVPHSLLDEAYQSECSSLSESASHDDVLSSGMRPSPPRLSEHSRAVSSSPERRVGWKASPVELYCEVHNRRNSMASTASPTRSFPRSLSSLEGRSVPATPILSRNACSSSALRSDSSGLSQRQWSGSQDSQVGFPTDRTNIHSARSRRSNSSEALIERPPPTETQGKPSFKSSEALSERPPPGAVPSHHQQRGTRSPDPRTPSSNARLPYEDILLDYYMERQQQQQQRGWVEPDGHWWVEPEAPWWADPDGSNNSHYSRRDGYYEGYPGSPALRSRAETQQRRNPARNKSCGPHMTDSSHFQQPWHSSDGFQQRPAPQVSHPGPRSRSQPRAPPPETMERNVHKALALEGLRDWYLRNSAAPAGVQRGPIPPHMQYQRYYRPGYHDGHYQAGSPLPHSISFTGAPMHGRHFSEYVEEELYNQSAGLSRTQGHRSAEGTPPGTLV; encoded by the exons ATGGAGGTCAAGGGTCCCTGTGGCCTCTCCACGTCAG GTGGCGCCCTCTTTGATTCCTCTTCTAAGCAGAGAGCCCAGCTGATCTCCGACCTCTCCGAGAAGCAGCGAGATCTGCAGGAGTCTCTGAGACAGAAAGTCAATGAGCTGCGGAGGCTGTGCCTGCAGGAGGCG GAACTAACGGGGCAGGTCCCCCCGGAGTACCCACTGGAGTATGGAGAGAGACCCCCAGTCGTCGCAAGGAGACAGAGAGCATTTCGA GAGGTACAGCTGGAGCGCTTGGAGCGGGACTTTGCTTTGCAGCTGCAGATGGCGGAGGCGGCCCGGAAGCTGAGTTTGGCAGCTGAGCAGAGTGCGGAGCTGACCGTGGAGCAGCGCAGGAAGCGGAGGCTTGTGTATCTGGATGCACTGCGTAGACTGCAGGAGTTAGAGGAGCAGAGTAACAACCTGCGCAGGAAGCTGGGTCTGAGACCCACGCACAGAGTGCCCCACAGTCTACTGG ATGAGGCGTACCAATCGGAATGCAGCTCACTATCGGAGAGCGCCAGCCATG ATGACGTCCTGTCATCCGGTATGCGGCCGTCTCCTCCCAGACTGTCTGAACACTCCCGAGCTGTCTCCAGCAGTCCAGAGAGACGGGTGGGATGGAAGGCGTCACCTGTGGAACTGTACTGTGAGGTTCACAACCGGCGCAACTCCATGGCAAGTACAGCAAG CCCCACTCGATCATTTCCTCGAAGTCTGTCCAgtctggagggccggagtgtccCCGCTACCCCCATCCTGAGTCGTAATGCCTGCAGCAGCTCTGCCCTGAG GTCAGACAGCTCCGGATTATCTCAGAGACAGTGGTCTGGTAGCCAGGACTCCCAGGTGGGCTTCCCCACTGATCGCACAAACATCCATTCAGCACGGAGTCGGCGCAGTAACAGCTCGGAGGCTTTGATCGAGAGACCCCCTCCTACAGAGACCCAGGGAAAACCATCCTTCAAAAGCTCTGAAGCTCTGAGCGAGCGCCCTCCTCCTGGGGCCGTGCCCTCTCACCACCAGCAACGGGGGACAAGATCTCCAGACCCCCGGACCCCTAGCAGTAACGCTCGGCTTCCTTATGAAGACATCTTGCTGGATTATTACATGGAACggcagcagcaacagcagcagcgaGGGTGGGTGGAACCCGATGGGCACTGGTGGGTAGAACCTGAAGCCCCGTGGTGGGCAGATCCTGACGGTAGCAACAACAGCCATTACTCCCGACGTGATGGCTATTACGAGGGGTACCCGGGTAGTCCGGCCCTGCGGAGCCGTGCTGAAACGCAACAGCGCAGGAATCCTGCCCGCAACAAGTCATGCGGCCCCCATATGACTGATTCATCCCACTTCCAGCAACCTTGGCACTCATCTGATGGCTTCCAACAACGCCCCGCTCCTCAGGTCTCCCATCCAGGGCCACGTTCCCGGAGCCAACCACGGGCTCCACCACCTGAGACCATGGAGAGGAATGTGCACAAAGCTTTGGCTCTGGAAGGACTACGGGACTGGTACCTACGCAATTCAGCAGCGCCGGCTGGAGTGCAGAGAGGCCCCATCCCTCCGCATATGCAGTATCAGAGATACTACCGCCCCGGCTATCACGATGGACACTATCAGGCTGGATCCCCTCTTCCACACTCCATCAGTTTCACTGGGGCCCCAATGCATGGCAG ACACTTTTCAGAATACGTTGAAGAAGAATTGTACAACCAATCGGCCGGGCTGAGCCGGACACAAGGACATCGGTCGGCCGAGGGCACGCCGCCCGGGACATTAGTCTGA